A single genomic interval of Gouania willdenowi chromosome 10, fGouWil2.1, whole genome shotgun sequence harbors:
- the shtn3 gene encoding shootin-1 isoform X5 produces MLPSASAAPPEAREEQRDTRTECSRLTKERDEAERQLIHIKRVSQMVLEEVSVLQTQLEIEKSCRENAEALATKLNCENRKLKYLSLTHVDDADDCADAADVSSSSDTFTEYHQQVKELRETVGRLLDEKKTFVCQIYEQQRQMEELTAQSEKEQEEIKQLQEKVEQQNKTIKRFNRVSTMAAQEYEGMMEKLDLEQNLRVKAESYAHEMLVKQKEANRQSVLLLQSSDPSVQLLKALEDVATVTKTLEEERRQHQQELHALQHSSVHSQCESLHKQLQNRVDKLLEAQNQIITMTTNNGPPPEPWVAPPPEHGVAPPPAPPPQPPPPPPPPPPPPPPPPPSRCNPLSSLIAIMRKSSKGSKVAVKAEQQPAESEGADDVKVKAVNEMMERIKHGVVLRPVKSQESKKPAAKVQSPSPEDKQESAMDELKGILDTVKRSPSRGSQEAFPPPTGKKDSELEVILRRRRNRAGEAGSADEGVMSHMTSCDSLNGRRTSSDSGSGVLALTFDPAVTRVNPERRGSGPGPIVARRRSTDSGGRQRTSFSSLSDKESEEVNTPNACSSAVDEHVKTNGVEACDERDVDPINGSSNAQSQI; encoded by the exons atgctTCCCAGCGCCTCGGCCGCGCCACCGGAGGCACGTGAGGAGCAGCGGGACACGCGCACGGAG TGCAGTCGTCTGACGAAGGAAAGAGACGAGGCCGAGAGGCAACTGATACACATTAAGAgag TGTCTCAGATGGTTCTGGAGGAGGTGAGCGTCCTCCAGACTCAGCTGGAGATCGAGAAGTCGTGTCGGGAGAACGCAGAGGCCTTAGCCAcaaag CTGAACTGTGAGAACAGGAAGTTGAAGTATCTCAGTCTGACTCATGTGGACGACGCAGACGACTGCGCAGACGCTGCAGATGTTAGCAGCAGCAGTGACACCTTCACTGAGTATCATcagcaggtcaaag agctcAGAGAGACGGTCGGTCGTTTGTTGGACGAGAAGAAAACCTTCGTTTGTCAGATTTATGAACAACAGCGACAGATGGAGGAGCTGACGGCTCAG TCAGAGAAGGAGCAGGAGGAGATCAAACAGCTGCAGGAGAAAGTGGAGCAGCAGAACAAAACCATCAAGAGGTTTAACAGAG TTTCCACAATGGCGGCGCAGGAGTACGAGGGAATGATGGAGAAGCTTGACTTGGAGCAAAACCTTCGAGTCAAAGCAGAAAGCTACGCCCACGAG ATGCTGGTGAAGCAGAAGGAGGCGAACAGGCAGAGCGTGCTCCTCCTGCAGAGTTCTGATCCCAGCGTTCAGCTGCTGAAAGCCCTGGAAGATGTCGCCACGGTTACCAAAACACTAGAGGAGGAGCGCCGGCAGCACCAGCAGGAg ctgcaTGCTCTGCAGCACAGCAGTGTGCACTCGCAGTGTGAGTCTCTTCACAAGCAGCTGCAG AACCGAG TTGATAAACTGCTGGAGGCCCAGAACCAAATCATCACCATGACAACCAACAACGGCCCGCCCCCTGAACCTTGGGTGGCTCCGCCGCCTGAACACGGAGTGGCTCCGCCTCCAGCTCCAcccccacagccaccaccaccGCCCCCTCCTccaccccctccacctccccctcctcccccgTCCAGGTGTAACCCCCTTAG CTCGCTCATCGCCATCATGAGGAAGTCATCAAAAGGATCTAAAGTGGCCGTGAAGGCGGAGCAACAGCCTGCAG AGTCGGAGGGAGCGGACGACGTGAAGGTGAAGGCGGTGAACGAGATGATGGAGCGCATCAAACACGGTGTCGTTCTGAGGCCCGTCAAAAGTCAGGAGAGCAAG AAACCTGCAGCGAAGGTG cAGTCTCCCAGCCCTGAGGACAAACAGGAGAGCGCCATGGACGAGCTGAAAGGCATCCTG GACACGGTGAAGAGGAGCCCCAGCCGAGGCTCTCAGGAGGCCTTCCCTCCTCCGACAGGGAAGAAGGACAGCGAGCTGGAGGTGATCCTGAGACGCCGCCGCAATAGAGCGGGGGAGGCGGGCTCTGCAG ACGAGGGTGTGATGAGTCACATGACGTCCTGCGACAGCCTGAACGGTCGTCGAACCAGCAGCGACTCAGGCTCAGGCGTTCTGgccttgacctttgaccccgcCGTGACCCGGGTCAACCCCGAGAGGCGGGGCTCCGGGCCTGGGCCGATAGTGGCCCGCAGAAGGAGCACGGACAGCGGCGGACGGCAGCGGACATCGTTCAGCTCACTGAGCGACAAAGAGTCAGAGGAGGTCAACACCCCCAACGCCTGTAGCAG CGCTGTGGATGAGCACGTGAAGACAAACGGCGTCGAAGCTTGTGACGAACGCGACGTGGATCCGATCAACGGCAGCTCAAACGCTCAGAGTCAGATCTGA
- the shtn3 gene encoding shootin-1 isoform X4, whose product MLPSASAAPPEAREEQRDTRTECSRLTKERDEAERQLIHIKRVSQMVLEEVSVLQTQLEIEKSCRENAEALATKLNCENRKLKYLSLTHVDDADDCADAADVSSSSDTFTEYHQQVKELRETVGRLLDEKKTFVCQIYEQQRQMEELTAQSEKEQEEIKQLQEKVEQQNKTIKRFNRVSTMAAQEYEGMMEKLDLEQNLRVKAESYAHEMLVKQKEANRQSVLLLQSSDPSVQLLKALEDVATVTKTLEEERRQHQQELHALQHSSVHSQCESLHKQLQLLEDEKKEVELQLQEAESKNQQLQNRVDKLLEAQNQIITMTTNNGPPPEPWVAPPPEHGVAPPPAPPPQPPPPPPPPPPPPPPPPPSRCNPLSSLIAIMRKSSKGSKVAVKAEQQPAESEGADDVKVKAVNEMMERIKHGVVLRPVKSQESKQSPSPEDKQESAMDELKGILDTVKRSPSRGSQEAFPPPTGKKDSELEVILRRRRNRAGEAGSADEGVMSHMTSCDSLNGRRTSSDSGSGVLALTFDPAVTRVNPERRGSGPGPIVARRRSTDSGGRQRTSFSSLSDKESEEVNTPNACSSAVDEHVKTNGVEACDERDVDPINGSSNAQSQI is encoded by the exons atgctTCCCAGCGCCTCGGCCGCGCCACCGGAGGCACGTGAGGAGCAGCGGGACACGCGCACGGAG TGCAGTCGTCTGACGAAGGAAAGAGACGAGGCCGAGAGGCAACTGATACACATTAAGAgag TGTCTCAGATGGTTCTGGAGGAGGTGAGCGTCCTCCAGACTCAGCTGGAGATCGAGAAGTCGTGTCGGGAGAACGCAGAGGCCTTAGCCAcaaag CTGAACTGTGAGAACAGGAAGTTGAAGTATCTCAGTCTGACTCATGTGGACGACGCAGACGACTGCGCAGACGCTGCAGATGTTAGCAGCAGCAGTGACACCTTCACTGAGTATCATcagcaggtcaaag agctcAGAGAGACGGTCGGTCGTTTGTTGGACGAGAAGAAAACCTTCGTTTGTCAGATTTATGAACAACAGCGACAGATGGAGGAGCTGACGGCTCAG TCAGAGAAGGAGCAGGAGGAGATCAAACAGCTGCAGGAGAAAGTGGAGCAGCAGAACAAAACCATCAAGAGGTTTAACAGAG TTTCCACAATGGCGGCGCAGGAGTACGAGGGAATGATGGAGAAGCTTGACTTGGAGCAAAACCTTCGAGTCAAAGCAGAAAGCTACGCCCACGAG ATGCTGGTGAAGCAGAAGGAGGCGAACAGGCAGAGCGTGCTCCTCCTGCAGAGTTCTGATCCCAGCGTTCAGCTGCTGAAAGCCCTGGAAGATGTCGCCACGGTTACCAAAACACTAGAGGAGGAGCGCCGGCAGCACCAGCAGGAg ctgcaTGCTCTGCAGCACAGCAGTGTGCACTCGCAGTGTGAGTCTCTTCACAAGCAGCTGCAGTTGCTGGAGGACGAAAAAAAAGAGGTGGAGCTTCAGCTGCAGGAGGCGGAGTCTAAGAACCAGCAGCTGCAGAACCGAG TTGATAAACTGCTGGAGGCCCAGAACCAAATCATCACCATGACAACCAACAACGGCCCGCCCCCTGAACCTTGGGTGGCTCCGCCGCCTGAACACGGAGTGGCTCCGCCTCCAGCTCCAcccccacagccaccaccaccGCCCCCTCCTccaccccctccacctccccctcctcccccgTCCAGGTGTAACCCCCTTAG CTCGCTCATCGCCATCATGAGGAAGTCATCAAAAGGATCTAAAGTGGCCGTGAAGGCGGAGCAACAGCCTGCAG AGTCGGAGGGAGCGGACGACGTGAAGGTGAAGGCGGTGAACGAGATGATGGAGCGCATCAAACACGGTGTCGTTCTGAGGCCCGTCAAAAGTCAGGAGAGCAAG cAGTCTCCCAGCCCTGAGGACAAACAGGAGAGCGCCATGGACGAGCTGAAAGGCATCCTG GACACGGTGAAGAGGAGCCCCAGCCGAGGCTCTCAGGAGGCCTTCCCTCCTCCGACAGGGAAGAAGGACAGCGAGCTGGAGGTGATCCTGAGACGCCGCCGCAATAGAGCGGGGGAGGCGGGCTCTGCAG ACGAGGGTGTGATGAGTCACATGACGTCCTGCGACAGCCTGAACGGTCGTCGAACCAGCAGCGACTCAGGCTCAGGCGTTCTGgccttgacctttgaccccgcCGTGACCCGGGTCAACCCCGAGAGGCGGGGCTCCGGGCCTGGGCCGATAGTGGCCCGCAGAAGGAGCACGGACAGCGGCGGACGGCAGCGGACATCGTTCAGCTCACTGAGCGACAAAGAGTCAGAGGAGGTCAACACCCCCAACGCCTGTAGCAG CGCTGTGGATGAGCACGTGAAGACAAACGGCGTCGAAGCTTGTGACGAACGCGACGTGGATCCGATCAACGGCAGCTCAAACGCTCAGAGTCAGATCTGA
- the shtn3 gene encoding shootin-1 isoform X2: MLPSASAAPPEAREEQRDTRTECSRLTKERDEAERQLIHIKRVSQMVLEEVSVLQTQLEIEKSCRENAEALATKLNCENRKLKYLSLTHVDDADDCADAADVSSSSDTFTEYHQQVKELRETVGRLLDEKKTFVCQIYEQQRQMEELTAQSEKEQEEIKQLQEKVEQQNKTIKRFNRVSTMAAQEYEGMMEKLDLEQNLRVKAESYAHEMLVKQKEANRQSVLLLQSSDPSVQLLKALEDVATVTKTLEEERRQHQQELHALQHSSVHSQCESLHKQLQLLEDEKKEVELQLQEAESKNQQLQNRVDKLLEAQNQIITMTTNNGPPPEPWVAPPPEHGVAPPPAPPPQPPPPPPPPPPPPPPPPPSRCNPLSSLIAIMRKSSKGSKVAVKAEQQPAESEGADDVKVKAVNEMMERIKHGVVLRPVKSQESKKPAAKQSPSPEDKQESAMDELKGILDTVKRSPSRGSQEAFPPPTGKKDSELEVILRRRRNRAGEAGSADEGVMSHMTSCDSLNGRRTSSDSGSGVLALTFDPAVTRVNPERRGSGPGPIVARRRSTDSGGRQRTSFSSLSDKESEEVNTPNACSSAVDEHVKTNGVEACDERDVDPINGSSNAQSQI; this comes from the exons atgctTCCCAGCGCCTCGGCCGCGCCACCGGAGGCACGTGAGGAGCAGCGGGACACGCGCACGGAG TGCAGTCGTCTGACGAAGGAAAGAGACGAGGCCGAGAGGCAACTGATACACATTAAGAgag TGTCTCAGATGGTTCTGGAGGAGGTGAGCGTCCTCCAGACTCAGCTGGAGATCGAGAAGTCGTGTCGGGAGAACGCAGAGGCCTTAGCCAcaaag CTGAACTGTGAGAACAGGAAGTTGAAGTATCTCAGTCTGACTCATGTGGACGACGCAGACGACTGCGCAGACGCTGCAGATGTTAGCAGCAGCAGTGACACCTTCACTGAGTATCATcagcaggtcaaag agctcAGAGAGACGGTCGGTCGTTTGTTGGACGAGAAGAAAACCTTCGTTTGTCAGATTTATGAACAACAGCGACAGATGGAGGAGCTGACGGCTCAG TCAGAGAAGGAGCAGGAGGAGATCAAACAGCTGCAGGAGAAAGTGGAGCAGCAGAACAAAACCATCAAGAGGTTTAACAGAG TTTCCACAATGGCGGCGCAGGAGTACGAGGGAATGATGGAGAAGCTTGACTTGGAGCAAAACCTTCGAGTCAAAGCAGAAAGCTACGCCCACGAG ATGCTGGTGAAGCAGAAGGAGGCGAACAGGCAGAGCGTGCTCCTCCTGCAGAGTTCTGATCCCAGCGTTCAGCTGCTGAAAGCCCTGGAAGATGTCGCCACGGTTACCAAAACACTAGAGGAGGAGCGCCGGCAGCACCAGCAGGAg ctgcaTGCTCTGCAGCACAGCAGTGTGCACTCGCAGTGTGAGTCTCTTCACAAGCAGCTGCAGTTGCTGGAGGACGAAAAAAAAGAGGTGGAGCTTCAGCTGCAGGAGGCGGAGTCTAAGAACCAGCAGCTGCAGAACCGAG TTGATAAACTGCTGGAGGCCCAGAACCAAATCATCACCATGACAACCAACAACGGCCCGCCCCCTGAACCTTGGGTGGCTCCGCCGCCTGAACACGGAGTGGCTCCGCCTCCAGCTCCAcccccacagccaccaccaccGCCCCCTCCTccaccccctccacctccccctcctcccccgTCCAGGTGTAACCCCCTTAG CTCGCTCATCGCCATCATGAGGAAGTCATCAAAAGGATCTAAAGTGGCCGTGAAGGCGGAGCAACAGCCTGCAG AGTCGGAGGGAGCGGACGACGTGAAGGTGAAGGCGGTGAACGAGATGATGGAGCGCATCAAACACGGTGTCGTTCTGAGGCCCGTCAAAAGTCAGGAGAGCAAG AAACCTGCAGCGAAG cAGTCTCCCAGCCCTGAGGACAAACAGGAGAGCGCCATGGACGAGCTGAAAGGCATCCTG GACACGGTGAAGAGGAGCCCCAGCCGAGGCTCTCAGGAGGCCTTCCCTCCTCCGACAGGGAAGAAGGACAGCGAGCTGGAGGTGATCCTGAGACGCCGCCGCAATAGAGCGGGGGAGGCGGGCTCTGCAG ACGAGGGTGTGATGAGTCACATGACGTCCTGCGACAGCCTGAACGGTCGTCGAACCAGCAGCGACTCAGGCTCAGGCGTTCTGgccttgacctttgaccccgcCGTGACCCGGGTCAACCCCGAGAGGCGGGGCTCCGGGCCTGGGCCGATAGTGGCCCGCAGAAGGAGCACGGACAGCGGCGGACGGCAGCGGACATCGTTCAGCTCACTGAGCGACAAAGAGTCAGAGGAGGTCAACACCCCCAACGCCTGTAGCAG CGCTGTGGATGAGCACGTGAAGACAAACGGCGTCGAAGCTTGTGACGAACGCGACGTGGATCCGATCAACGGCAGCTCAAACGCTCAGAGTCAGATCTGA
- the shtn3 gene encoding shootin-1 isoform X3: MLPSASAAPPEAREEQRDTRTECSRLTKERDEAERQLIHIKRVSQMVLEEVSVLQTQLEIEKSCRENAEALATKLNCENRKLKYLSLTHVDDADDCADAADVSSSSDTFTEYHQQVKELRETVGRLLDEKKTFVCQIYEQQRQMEELTAQSEKEQEEIKQLQEKVEQQNKTIKRFNRVSTMAAQEYEGMMEKLDLEQNLRVKAESYAHEMLVKQKEANRQSVLLLQSSDPSVQLLKALEDVATVTKTLEEERRQHQQELHALQHSSVHSQCESLHKQLQLLEDEKKEVELQLQEAESKNQQLQNRVDKLLEAQNQIITMTTNNGPPPEPWVAPPPEHGVAPPPAPPPQPPPPPPPPPPPPPPPPPSRCNPLSSLIAIMRKSSKGSKVAVKAEQQPAESEGADDVKVKAVNEMMERIKHGVVLRPVKSQESKKPAAKSPSPEDKQESAMDELKGILDTVKRSPSRGSQEAFPPPTGKKDSELEVILRRRRNRAGEAGSADEGVMSHMTSCDSLNGRRTSSDSGSGVLALTFDPAVTRVNPERRGSGPGPIVARRRSTDSGGRQRTSFSSLSDKESEEVNTPNACSSAVDEHVKTNGVEACDERDVDPINGSSNAQSQI, encoded by the exons atgctTCCCAGCGCCTCGGCCGCGCCACCGGAGGCACGTGAGGAGCAGCGGGACACGCGCACGGAG TGCAGTCGTCTGACGAAGGAAAGAGACGAGGCCGAGAGGCAACTGATACACATTAAGAgag TGTCTCAGATGGTTCTGGAGGAGGTGAGCGTCCTCCAGACTCAGCTGGAGATCGAGAAGTCGTGTCGGGAGAACGCAGAGGCCTTAGCCAcaaag CTGAACTGTGAGAACAGGAAGTTGAAGTATCTCAGTCTGACTCATGTGGACGACGCAGACGACTGCGCAGACGCTGCAGATGTTAGCAGCAGCAGTGACACCTTCACTGAGTATCATcagcaggtcaaag agctcAGAGAGACGGTCGGTCGTTTGTTGGACGAGAAGAAAACCTTCGTTTGTCAGATTTATGAACAACAGCGACAGATGGAGGAGCTGACGGCTCAG TCAGAGAAGGAGCAGGAGGAGATCAAACAGCTGCAGGAGAAAGTGGAGCAGCAGAACAAAACCATCAAGAGGTTTAACAGAG TTTCCACAATGGCGGCGCAGGAGTACGAGGGAATGATGGAGAAGCTTGACTTGGAGCAAAACCTTCGAGTCAAAGCAGAAAGCTACGCCCACGAG ATGCTGGTGAAGCAGAAGGAGGCGAACAGGCAGAGCGTGCTCCTCCTGCAGAGTTCTGATCCCAGCGTTCAGCTGCTGAAAGCCCTGGAAGATGTCGCCACGGTTACCAAAACACTAGAGGAGGAGCGCCGGCAGCACCAGCAGGAg ctgcaTGCTCTGCAGCACAGCAGTGTGCACTCGCAGTGTGAGTCTCTTCACAAGCAGCTGCAGTTGCTGGAGGACGAAAAAAAAGAGGTGGAGCTTCAGCTGCAGGAGGCGGAGTCTAAGAACCAGCAGCTGCAGAACCGAG TTGATAAACTGCTGGAGGCCCAGAACCAAATCATCACCATGACAACCAACAACGGCCCGCCCCCTGAACCTTGGGTGGCTCCGCCGCCTGAACACGGAGTGGCTCCGCCTCCAGCTCCAcccccacagccaccaccaccGCCCCCTCCTccaccccctccacctccccctcctcccccgTCCAGGTGTAACCCCCTTAG CTCGCTCATCGCCATCATGAGGAAGTCATCAAAAGGATCTAAAGTGGCCGTGAAGGCGGAGCAACAGCCTGCAG AGTCGGAGGGAGCGGACGACGTGAAGGTGAAGGCGGTGAACGAGATGATGGAGCGCATCAAACACGGTGTCGTTCTGAGGCCCGTCAAAAGTCAGGAGAGCAAG AAACCTGCAGCGAAG TCTCCCAGCCCTGAGGACAAACAGGAGAGCGCCATGGACGAGCTGAAAGGCATCCTG GACACGGTGAAGAGGAGCCCCAGCCGAGGCTCTCAGGAGGCCTTCCCTCCTCCGACAGGGAAGAAGGACAGCGAGCTGGAGGTGATCCTGAGACGCCGCCGCAATAGAGCGGGGGAGGCGGGCTCTGCAG ACGAGGGTGTGATGAGTCACATGACGTCCTGCGACAGCCTGAACGGTCGTCGAACCAGCAGCGACTCAGGCTCAGGCGTTCTGgccttgacctttgaccccgcCGTGACCCGGGTCAACCCCGAGAGGCGGGGCTCCGGGCCTGGGCCGATAGTGGCCCGCAGAAGGAGCACGGACAGCGGCGGACGGCAGCGGACATCGTTCAGCTCACTGAGCGACAAAGAGTCAGAGGAGGTCAACACCCCCAACGCCTGTAGCAG CGCTGTGGATGAGCACGTGAAGACAAACGGCGTCGAAGCTTGTGACGAACGCGACGTGGATCCGATCAACGGCAGCTCAAACGCTCAGAGTCAGATCTGA
- the gm2a gene encoding ganglioside GM2 activator, with translation MDARVIVCVFAALVFPVFCRFNLNQRRQTQIFSFDWNNCAGPDAPAVLKSLSVAPDPILIPGDVTASASGSTTVELKAPLSVNVTLEKEVAGIWVKVPCLENLGSCHYEDGCDILDQLIPPGQDCPEPLHSYGLPCHCPFKTGSYSLPQSNFFLPKLDLPYWLTNGNYRVQGVLGALGKELGCLKVSMSIKSD, from the exons ATGGACGCGCGtgtcatagtgtgtgtgttcgctGCGCTCGTGTTTCCGGTTTTTTGCAGATTTAATCTGAACCAACGGAGACAAACTcag ATCTTCAGCTTCGACTGGAACAACTGTGCTGGTCCTGATGCTCCAGCTGTGTTGAAGAGTCTTTCTGTGGCTCCTGATCCTATTTTAATCCCTGGAGATGTGACGGCCTCAGCCTCAGGATCCACGACGGTGGAGCTCAAAGCGCCGCTGTCG gtgaACGTGACCCTGGAGAAGGAGGTGGCAGGTATCTGGGTGAAGGTTCCCTGCTTGGAGAACCTGGGTAGTTGTCACTATGAGGACGGGTGTGACATCCTGGACCAGCTGATCCCACCTGGTCAGGACTGTCCTGAGCCTCTACACAGCTACGGGCTGCCCTGCCATTGCCCTTTCAAAACT GGCTCCTACTCCCTGCCTCAATCCAACTTCTTCCTCCCTAAACTGGACCTGCCGTACTGGTTGACCAATGGGAATTACAGGGTTCAGGGCGTACTGGGAGCACTGGGAAAGGAGCTGGGATGCCTCAAAGTGTCCATGTCCATTAAGTCAGACTGA
- the shtn3 gene encoding shootin-1 isoform X1, which translates to MLPSASAAPPEAREEQRDTRTECSRLTKERDEAERQLIHIKRVSQMVLEEVSVLQTQLEIEKSCRENAEALATKLNCENRKLKYLSLTHVDDADDCADAADVSSSSDTFTEYHQQVKELRETVGRLLDEKKTFVCQIYEQQRQMEELTAQSEKEQEEIKQLQEKVEQQNKTIKRFNRVSTMAAQEYEGMMEKLDLEQNLRVKAESYAHEMLVKQKEANRQSVLLLQSSDPSVQLLKALEDVATVTKTLEEERRQHQQELHALQHSSVHSQCESLHKQLQLLEDEKKEVELQLQEAESKNQQLQNRVDKLLEAQNQIITMTTNNGPPPEPWVAPPPEHGVAPPPAPPPQPPPPPPPPPPPPPPPPPSRCNPLSSLIAIMRKSSKGSKVAVKAEQQPAESEGADDVKVKAVNEMMERIKHGVVLRPVKSQESKKPAAKVQSPSPEDKQESAMDELKGILDTVKRSPSRGSQEAFPPPTGKKDSELEVILRRRRNRAGEAGSADEGVMSHMTSCDSLNGRRTSSDSGSGVLALTFDPAVTRVNPERRGSGPGPIVARRRSTDSGGRQRTSFSSLSDKESEEVNTPNACSSAVDEHVKTNGVEACDERDVDPINGSSNAQSQI; encoded by the exons atgctTCCCAGCGCCTCGGCCGCGCCACCGGAGGCACGTGAGGAGCAGCGGGACACGCGCACGGAG TGCAGTCGTCTGACGAAGGAAAGAGACGAGGCCGAGAGGCAACTGATACACATTAAGAgag TGTCTCAGATGGTTCTGGAGGAGGTGAGCGTCCTCCAGACTCAGCTGGAGATCGAGAAGTCGTGTCGGGAGAACGCAGAGGCCTTAGCCAcaaag CTGAACTGTGAGAACAGGAAGTTGAAGTATCTCAGTCTGACTCATGTGGACGACGCAGACGACTGCGCAGACGCTGCAGATGTTAGCAGCAGCAGTGACACCTTCACTGAGTATCATcagcaggtcaaag agctcAGAGAGACGGTCGGTCGTTTGTTGGACGAGAAGAAAACCTTCGTTTGTCAGATTTATGAACAACAGCGACAGATGGAGGAGCTGACGGCTCAG TCAGAGAAGGAGCAGGAGGAGATCAAACAGCTGCAGGAGAAAGTGGAGCAGCAGAACAAAACCATCAAGAGGTTTAACAGAG TTTCCACAATGGCGGCGCAGGAGTACGAGGGAATGATGGAGAAGCTTGACTTGGAGCAAAACCTTCGAGTCAAAGCAGAAAGCTACGCCCACGAG ATGCTGGTGAAGCAGAAGGAGGCGAACAGGCAGAGCGTGCTCCTCCTGCAGAGTTCTGATCCCAGCGTTCAGCTGCTGAAAGCCCTGGAAGATGTCGCCACGGTTACCAAAACACTAGAGGAGGAGCGCCGGCAGCACCAGCAGGAg ctgcaTGCTCTGCAGCACAGCAGTGTGCACTCGCAGTGTGAGTCTCTTCACAAGCAGCTGCAGTTGCTGGAGGACGAAAAAAAAGAGGTGGAGCTTCAGCTGCAGGAGGCGGAGTCTAAGAACCAGCAGCTGCAGAACCGAG TTGATAAACTGCTGGAGGCCCAGAACCAAATCATCACCATGACAACCAACAACGGCCCGCCCCCTGAACCTTGGGTGGCTCCGCCGCCTGAACACGGAGTGGCTCCGCCTCCAGCTCCAcccccacagccaccaccaccGCCCCCTCCTccaccccctccacctccccctcctcccccgTCCAGGTGTAACCCCCTTAG CTCGCTCATCGCCATCATGAGGAAGTCATCAAAAGGATCTAAAGTGGCCGTGAAGGCGGAGCAACAGCCTGCAG AGTCGGAGGGAGCGGACGACGTGAAGGTGAAGGCGGTGAACGAGATGATGGAGCGCATCAAACACGGTGTCGTTCTGAGGCCCGTCAAAAGTCAGGAGAGCAAG AAACCTGCAGCGAAGGTG cAGTCTCCCAGCCCTGAGGACAAACAGGAGAGCGCCATGGACGAGCTGAAAGGCATCCTG GACACGGTGAAGAGGAGCCCCAGCCGAGGCTCTCAGGAGGCCTTCCCTCCTCCGACAGGGAAGAAGGACAGCGAGCTGGAGGTGATCCTGAGACGCCGCCGCAATAGAGCGGGGGAGGCGGGCTCTGCAG ACGAGGGTGTGATGAGTCACATGACGTCCTGCGACAGCCTGAACGGTCGTCGAACCAGCAGCGACTCAGGCTCAGGCGTTCTGgccttgacctttgaccccgcCGTGACCCGGGTCAACCCCGAGAGGCGGGGCTCCGGGCCTGGGCCGATAGTGGCCCGCAGAAGGAGCACGGACAGCGGCGGACGGCAGCGGACATCGTTCAGCTCACTGAGCGACAAAGAGTCAGAGGAGGTCAACACCCCCAACGCCTGTAGCAG CGCTGTGGATGAGCACGTGAAGACAAACGGCGTCGAAGCTTGTGACGAACGCGACGTGGATCCGATCAACGGCAGCTCAAACGCTCAGAGTCAGATCTGA
- the emx3 gene encoding empty spiracles homeobox 3 — MFQRSSKKCFSIESLVGKEPEEPIRPTALRFPDSLHQHPASVFASFPGTGGGRAVFPSGPELLLQEAATHTHPLQLPAQVSPQSFFAPHRDALGFYPWLLRSRYLGHRYQGEDSGAENLLLHGPFSRKPKRIRTAFSPCQLLRLERAFEKNHYVVGAERKQLASTLCLTETQVKVWFQNRRTKHKRQKLEEESPEAQQKRKGSQHVSRWRAATQQGDEVDVLTEDD; from the exons ATGTTCCAGCGCAGCTCCAAGAAGTGCTTCAGCATCGAGTCTCTGGTCGGGAAAGAACCGGAGGAACCGATCCGACCCACCGCGCTCCGCTTCCCGGACTCCCTGCACCAGCACCCGGCCTCCGTGTTCGCCTCCTTCCCGGGGACGGGCGGTGGGCGCGCGGTGTTCCCGTCCGGGccggagctgctgctgcaggagGCCGCCACGCACACGCACCCGCTGCAGCTTCCCGCGCAGGTATCTCCGCAGAGCTTCTTCGCCCCGCACCGGGACGCGCTGGGTTTCTACCCGTGGCTGCTGCGGAGCCGCTATCTGGGACACCGGTACCAAG gaGAGGACAGCGGAGCAGAGAACCTGCTCCTCCACGGCCCGTTCTCCAGGAAACCCAAACGGATCCGTACAGCGTTCTCTCCGTGTCAGCTGCTGCGTTTGGAGCGAGCGTTTGAGAAGAATCACTACGTGGTCGGAGCGGAGCGTAAACAGCTGGCCAGCACGCTGTGTCTGACGGAGACGCAG GTGAAGGTTTGGTTCCAGAACCGTCGCACGAAGCACAAGCGTCAGAAGTTGGAGGAGGAGTCACCAGAGGCTCAGCAGAAGAGGAAGGGCAGCCAGCACGTGAGCCGCTGGAGGGCGGCCACGCAGCAGGGCGACGAGGTGGACGTGCTCACAGAGGACGACTGA